In Cyanobacteriota bacterium, the sequence ATCGTCCGCCAGCGTGTGTGCGAGTCCTTTGGCTTTTTGGGATTGTGCTTAGATCTAGACAAGAATGCTGCTCGACCTGTAGACAGTGATATCGCTACCCCAGACTCTGCGGTGCGGGTGCTCGTTATTCACACCGAAGAAGACTGGGCGATCGCTCAAGCCTGTTGGTCATTGGTTATGAGTCACTAAGGCACTAGCATCACCAATTAGTTTGCTGCCACTGCTATGAGTCATCAATAAATCATCGACAAAACCCTCTAACCTGACACTTTGTATACAGTCTTAGAAGGTCGTAATCTCCTTAAGTGGAAAGGCGTGGTTTTTGTGAGGCATGTCGATGAATTCTACAATCAGCCCATCGAAGCTCAGTTCTTGGTTTCGTAAACTTGCAACCCTGACAGCCTTGGGGCTAGTGCTTGGTGCTTGCGGAGGAGGTACGTCTACCTCATCGTCGCCAACCAGTGCTGATGCTAGTCCCGTGGCTAGTCCAGCCGGGGGTGAGACGTTCACAGTTGGCTTAGTGTTAGTCGGCCCCAAAAATGATGGTGGTTGGAGTCAAGCCCACTATGAAGGCATGGAATACGTCACCAAGAAACTCCCCAACGTCAAAATCGAGTACGTGGATAAGGTTAATCCTGGCGATCGACCCAACGTTAAGGGTTCTCAGGTAGCTGACGACTTGATTGCCAAAGGTGCCAA encodes:
- a CDS encoding acetate kinase, producing IVRQRVCESFGFLGLCLDLDKNAARPVDSDIATPDSAVRVLVIHTEEDWAIAQACWSLVMSH